From a single Nicotiana tomentosiformis chromosome 2, ASM39032v3, whole genome shotgun sequence genomic region:
- the LOC104119616 gene encoding disease resistance protein SUMM2-like has product MEALSFLKEKVWDPYMGLEEKMETLKRKMEALISRRDDVMVQAKDVELHSSKKRKTEFDNWQSCVQKIEHDFKCFELKIQQSSNISRIGLSNDADKIHKEVEDLLDQGKFSEGILLNVNEEKIQPLVTTNMKGQIFYQSMRQVLLSLNGVSSIGIYGMGGVGKTTLAEHIHNHLLKDSRFSGNVYWVTVSQDFSITKLQSEIAKALKLDSTEDDDKKTAANLYQSLERKINFVLILDDVWTHFDVKKVGIPLDIGGGKLIITSRSLEVCDRIGCQKKVKVETLSMTESWGLFVETLDHNGDLPMEIEEIAKKMTKKCDGLPLGLITMAASMRGVSDVFEWRDAFEEFKESCMQMETMNDKVFPILCYSYNRLRDPRLQKCFLYCCLYPEDSEIERDELIQHFIVEGLLDRRNSRRAEFDQGHAVLNKLERACLLESVVNRNEKKKCLKMHDLVREMALQIARDEFKWMVKVGAQLHEVPGEQEWPEDLDKVALMNNDLKEVSLPLSHVHPRLTTLLLRGNCSLNQVVEPFFAQMPGLRVLDLSYTDIEKLPSSVSNLVSLSALLLRGCLKLRFVPPLNKLKNLIELDLYGTIIEEVPQGLENLVSLRSLDMRRDGFACLRSLDMRRDETTWTQAPVMKPAVDILARLSNLQSLSVPFVVRVEDLQGMRQLEIFHGKFVDVCSFNRFVKYRQSCGKPALFAIALDPKQSLGWELDGLSKDNRVILKDLVLTGDNTEMLCHNDIGERGDVTLLPLDTQELLIWCCDFGSLDNSLLDAIPSLIHFKDLRHIQITLCNDIEFLFRLAEALPPVGTFSHLRCLEVVNCNKMKKLIPRWLLQYLLNLTEINAYFCSEMEEIITEDEEEQVNQLCASAVVPSNQSRSINDDEVILPNLQILCLYELPKLKSIYKGRMTCGSIRRIQVDDCPKLKKLPFTLPLRNGQPSAPPALEIIRINQEEWETLEWDHPQYKNVLLPFVRNPT; this is encoded by the coding sequence ATGGAGGCATTATCATTCCTCAAAGAAAAAGTATGGGATCCATACATGGGACTCGAGGAAAAAATGGAAACCCTTAAAAGAAAGATGGAAGCATTGATCAGTCGAAGGGATGATGTAATGGTTCAAGCAAAAGACGTTGAACTCCATTCAAGTAAGAAACGGAAGACAGAGTTTGACAATTGGCAGAGCTGCGTACAAAAAATAGAGCATGACTTCAAATGCTTTGAGCTAAAAATACAACAGAGTTCCAACATTTCGCGCATAGGGTTGTCAAATGATGCTGATAAAATTCATAAAGAAGTGGAAGATCTCCTAGACCAAGGTAAATTTTCTGAAGGGATTTTGCTCAATGTAAATGAAGAAAAGATACAACCTTTGGTGACAACAAACATGAAAGGCCAAATATTTTACCAGAGTATGAGGCAGGTGCTATTGTCTTTGAATGGAGTTTCAAGTATTGGCATTTATGGAATGGGGGGTGTGGGGAAAACGACTCTTGCGGAGCATATTCATAACCATCTCCTCAAAGATTCAAGATTCTCAGGTAACGTTTATTGGGTCACTGTATCACAAGATTTTAGCATTACTAAACTGCAAAGTGAGATTGCTAAGGCTCTGAAACTTGATTCAACTGAGGACGACGATAAGAAAACGGCAGCCAATTTGTACCAAAGTTTGGAGAGAAAGATAAACTTTGTGCTCATATTGGATGATGTATGGACCCATTTTGATGTAAAGAAGGTGGGAATTCCTTTGGATATTGGTGGAGGTAAACTGATCATAACTAGTAGATCGCTTGAGGTGTGTGACCGGATTGGCTGCCAAAAGAAAGTAAAAGTAGAAACTCTTTCAATGACTGAATCTTGGGGATTATTTGTGGAGACACTTGATCACAATGGAGATCTTCCAATGGAAATAGAAGAAATAGCAAAGAAAATGACAAAGAAATGTGATGGATTGCCACTGGGGTTAATTACTATGGCTGCAAGTATGAGAGGAGTGAGTGATGTTTTTGAGTGGAGGGACGCTTTCGAAGAATTCAAAGAATCGTGTATGCAAATGGAGACTATGAATGATAAGGTGTTTCCCATTCTCTGCTATAGCTATAACAGATTGAGGGATCCAAGATTACAAAAATGTTTTCTCTATTGCTGTTTGTATCCTGAAGACTCCGAAATTGAGAGAGATGAATTGATTCAGCATTTCATTGTTGAAGGATTGCTAGACAGAAGGAACAGCAGGAGAGCAGAATTTGACCAAGGTCATGCAGTGTTGAACAAATTGGAAAGGGCATGCTTATTAGAAAGTGTTGTGAATCGTAATGAAAAAAAGAAATGTTTGAAGATGCATGATTTGGTGAGAGAGATGGCATTGCAAATTGCAAGAGATGAATTTAAGTGGATGGTGAAAGTGGGAGCACAATTGCATGAAGTACCAGGGGAGCAAGAATGGCCAGAGGACTTGGACAAGGTTGCTTTGATGAATAATGATTTAAAGGAAGTTTCACTGCCCTTATCTCATGTACATCCGAGGCTTACAACTTTGTTATTACGAGGAAATTGTAGCTTGAATCAAGTTGTAGAACCTTTTTTTGCGCAGATGCCAGGTCTACGTGTTTTAGATTTAAGCTACACTGATATAGAAAAGTTGCCTAGTTCTGTGTCAAATCTGGTAAGCCTCTCTGCGTTGCTGCTACGAGGTTGTCTGAAACTCAGATTTGTGCCGCCATTGAACAAGCTAAAGAACCTCATTGAATTGGACCTTTACGGAACAATTATCGAGGAAGTGCCCCAAGGTCTAGAAAACTTGGTTAGTTTAAGAAGCTTGGACATGAGAAGAGACGGCTTTGCTTGTTTAAGAAGCCTGGACATGAGAAGAGACGAAACAACATGGACCCAGGCACCAGTTATGAAACCAGCTGTAGATATATTAGCTAGGCTCTCTAATCTTCAATCCCTTTCGGTTCCTTTTGTTGTACGAGTAGAAGATTTACAAGGGATGAGACAGCTAGAGATATTTCATGGGAAGTTTGTTGATGtttgtagttttaatagatttgtCAAATATCGACAGTCTTGTGGGAAGCCGGCTTTGTTTGCAATTGCTTTAGATCCGAAACAATCTCTTGGTTGGGAATTAGATGGTCTCAGTAAAGATAATCGAGTGATTCTAAAGGACCTTGTTCTCACCGGAGACAATACGGAGATGCTATGCCACAATGATATAGGAGAAAGGGGAGATGTGACTCTTCTACCACTGGACACTCAAGAGTTACTAATTTGGTGCTGTGATTTTGGCAGCTTGGACAATAGCTTGTTAGATGCTATTCCATCTCTTATTCATTTCAAAGACTTGAGACATATTCAGATTACACTATGCAACGATATAGAGTTCTTATTTAGGTTAGCAGAAGCTTTGCCTCCAGTTGGAACCTTTTCTCATCTCCGTTGCCTTGAAGTTGTAAACTGTAATAAAATGAAGAAGCTAATCCCTAGGTGGTTGCTGCAATACCTCCTAAATCTGACGGAAATTAATGCATACTTCTGCTCAGAAATGGAAGAGATAATAACAGAGGATGAAGAAGAACAAGTCAACCAGTTGTGCGCAAGCGCAGTTGTTCCTTCAAATCAAAGCAGAAGCATCAACGATGATGAGGTTATTCTACCAAATTTGCAAATTCTTTGTTTATACGAATTACCAAAACTCAAGAGCATATACAAGGGAAGAATGACTTGTGGTTCTATTCGGCGTATACAAGTTGATGATTGTCCGAAGTTGAAGAAACTTCCATTTACTCTTCCTCTTCGAAATGGGCAGCCATCAGCTCCTCCAGCTCTTGAAATTATCAGAATCAATCAAGAAGAATGGGAAACTTTGGAATGGGACCATCCTCAATACAAGAATGTCCTCCTTCCTTTTGTCCGAAACCCCACCTAA
- the LOC104119617 gene encoding importin subunit beta-1-like — MALDITQFLLAAQSADAKIRSEAETGLGQFREQNLPGFLLSLAVELSNDGKPTESRRLAGIVLKNSLDAKESARKEQLVQQWQAIDAQCKSQIKSLLLSTLGSSVREASHTAAQVIAKVASIEIPQKQWPELIGSLLVNMTQQGRPPSLKQSTLETLGYVCEEISHQDLVQDEVNSVLTAVVQGMNGEEQSPEVRLAATRALYNALDFAQTNFGNEMERNFIMKVVCEAAIAKETEIRQAAFECLVSIASTYYELLEPYMQTVFELTAKAVREDQEAVALQAIEFWSSICDEEIELQDYEVPDSGDSSVQHSCFIEKALPTLVPMLLETLLKQDEEQDQDDDIWNLAMAGGTCLGLVARTVGDAVVPLVMPFVEANILKPDWRSREAATYAFGSILEGPSIEKLSPMVHAGLDFLLKAMKDENSHVRDTTAWTLSRIFEFLHTPSSGFSVISPANLQRIVGVLLESLKDASHVAEKVCGAIYFLAQGYEDAGPSSSLLTPYIPEIISSLISTADRTDSSDSKLRTNAYETLNEVVRCSNLVETSDIIAKLCPVIMTKLAQTVELQIVSSDDREKQGDLQASLCGVLQVIIQKLSNADETKPILLQVADQIMMLFLKVFACRSSTVHEEAMLAIGALAYATGQEFLKYMPEFYKYLEMGLQNFEEYQVCSISVGVVGDISRALDDKILPYCDGMMALLLKDLSSGELNRSVKPPIFSCFGDIALAIGEHFEKYLQYALPMMQGASELCAQLDNSDEEMLEYGNQLRRSIFEAYSGILQGFKNSKADLMLPHAPHLLQFIELVAKDKPRDESVTKAAVAVLGDLADTLGPNITTLFKDRVFCAELLGECLQSDDEQLKETATWTQGMIGRAFSVCG; from the exons ATGGCTCTCGACATCACTCAGTTTCTATTGGCTGCTCAATCAGCAGATGCTAAGATTCGGTCTGAGGCAGAGACTGGTCTTGGTCAGTTCCGAGAACAAAACCTACCAGGCTTTCTTCTGTCATTGGCTGTTGAGCTCTCCAATGATGGAAAACCCACTGAATCTCGAAGACTGGCTGGTATTGTGCTAAAGAACTCACTAGATGCAAAAGAATCTGCCAGGAAAGAACAGCTTGTTCAACAATGGCAGGCAATTGATGCTCAATGTAAATCTCAAATTAAAAGCTTGCTCTTGAGCACCCTAGGTTCGTCCGTACGTGAGGCAAGTCACACTGCTGCCCAAGTAATTGCAAAGGTGGCTTCGATTGAAATTCCCCAGAAACAGTGGCCAGAGCTCATTGGGTCGTTGCTTGTTAACATGACCCAACAAGGCAGGCCTCCGTCCCTGAAACAGTCAACCCTTGAAACACTTGGCTATGTGTGTGAGGAGATATCACACCAAGATCTTGTCCAAGATGAAGTAAACTCTGTTCTCACTGCTGTTGTGCAAGGTATGAATGGTGAGGAGCAAAGCCCTGAAGTCCGTCTTGCTGCTACTAGGGCTTTATATAATGCTCTTGATTTTGCTCAGACGAACTTTGGTAATGAGATGGAGAGGAATTTTATCATGAAGGTCGTCTGTGAGGCAGCCATTGCAAAGGAGACAGAGATTAGACAGGCTGCATTTGAGTGTCTCGTTTCTATTGCATCAACATACTATGAGTTGCTTGAACCTTACATGCAGACTGTCTTTGAGCTGACAGCAAAAGCAGTCAGAGAAGATCAGGAGGCTGTTGCTCTTCAAGCAATTGAGTTCTGGAGTTCCATCTGTGACGAAGAGATAGAATTGCAAGACTATGAGGTTCCTGACAGCGGAGATTCTAGTGTGCAACACTCTTGCTTCATTGAGAAGGCCCTCCCAACACTTGTTCCAATGCTACTGGAAACATTATTGAAGCAGGATGAGGAACAGGACCAGGATGATGATATTTGGAATCTGGCTATGGCTGGTGGAACATGTCTTGGTCTTGTTGCCAGGACTGTTGGAGATGCTGTTGTTCCCCTGGTAATGCCTTTTGTTGAGGCTAATATATTGAAGCCTGATTGGCGCTCACGTGAGGCTGCGACATATGCATTTGGCTCAATTCTTGAAGGCCCAAGCATTGAGAAGCTCTCTCCCATGGTCCATGCTGGATTAGATTTTCTTCTTAAGGCGATGAAGGATGAAAACAGCCATGTAAGAGATACCACTGCATGGACACTTAGCCGTATTTTTGAGTTTCTGCACACACCATCTTCTGGGTTCTCAGTGATTTCCCCAGCCAACCTCCAGCGGATTGTCGGAGTGCTGTTAGAGAGTTTAAAAGATGCCTCCCATGTTGCCGAGAAAGTTTGTGGGGCTATCTATTTTCTTGCACAGGGATATGAGGATGCTGGGCCAAGCTCGTCTTTGCTCACACCATATATTCCTGAGATTATCAGCTCTCTTATTTCCACAGCTGACCGGACTGACAGCAGTGATTCTAAGCTCAGAACTAACGCATATGAAACATTGAATGAAGTTGTTAGGTGTTCTAACCTTGTTGAAACATCTGATATCATTGCGAAGCTTTGCCCTGTTATCATGACTAAGTTGGCACAAACAGTAGAGCTTCAGATTGTATCCTCTGATGATAGGGAGAAGCAGGGAGATTTGCAGGCTTCCCTTTGTGGTGTACTCCAGGTTATCATTCAGAAGCTTAGCAATGCTGATGAAACTAAGCCCATTCTACTTCAGGTTGCCGACCAGATCATGATGTTGTTCCTAAAGGTTTTTGCTTGTCGTAGCTCGACGGTGCATGAAGAGGCCATGCTCGCTATTGGCGCTCTGGCTTATGCAACTGGACAGGAGTTCTTGAAGTATATGCCGGAGTTCTACAAATATCTGGAGATGGGCCTGCAAAATTTTGAGGAGTACCAGGTGTGTTCCATCTCGGTGGGGGTTGTTGGTGACATTTCCCGTGCCTTGGATGACAAGATCTTACCATATTGTGATGGGATGATGGCACTTCTTCTGAAGGATCTGTCTAGCGGCGAACTTAACCGATCTGTAAAGCCTCCGATATTTTCCTGCTTTGGGGATATTGCTCTTGCCATTGGGGAACACTTTGAGAAGTACCTCCAATATGCATTGCCTATGATGCAAGGTGCTTCCGAATTATGTGCACAGTTAGACAACAGTGATGAGGAAATGCTAGAGTATGGCAACCAGCTCAGGCGCAGTATTTTTGAAGCATATTCAGGAATTCTTCAAGGATTTAAGAATTCCAAGGCTGATTTGATGTTACCCCATGCTCCTCATCTCCTGCAGTTCATTGAACTAGTTGCCAAGGACAAACCAAG AGATGAAAGCGTGACAAAAGCAGCGGTTGCTGTGTTGGGAGATTTAGCTGATACACTTGGTCCAAATATTACGACCCTTTTCAAAGATCGTGTATTCTGCGCCGAGTTGTTGGGTGAGTGTCTTCAATCTGATGATGAACAGCTCAAAGAAACAGCAACTTGGACCCAAGGGATGATTGGGCGTGCCTTCTCTGTTTGTGGGTGA